In Bradyrhizobium manausense, the sequence GGTCAGCGCCGCCCGTAACGGTTGGGCGACTGCGCCGAGCTTGAGACTATTTTCCTCGGCAAAAGCGCGCAGCGCGGCTTCCGTGGCGGCGCCGCTCCAGCTCTCGACATTCTCCAGCGCGGAATGAAGCTGGCCGATCAGCTTGCGGTTCTCAGGCGTCAGCAGGGCTGCCGCCTTGGGATCGAGCTGCAACGGCCGGTCGGCGAAGATGAAGTAGGCGCCGTCGATCAGCTCGATCAGCGTTTTGGCGCGCTCCTTCAGGGCCGGCATGGCCTTGAGAAGCTGGGCGCGCGTGGTGTCGTTTAACTTGGCCTTAATCTCGTCGCGGGCGGGCACGACGTGATCGAGCACGTCCTCGAACATCTTCACAAGCGATTGATCGTCGGCATGGCGGATGTAATGGCCGTTGAGATTCTCCAGCTTGGCGAAATCGAAGCGGGCGGCAGCACGGCCGACGCTTGCGAGATCGAACGCGGCGATCATCTCCTCGGTCGAGAAGAGTTCCTGGTCGCCATGGCTCCAGCCGAGCCGCACGAGGTAGTTGCGCAGCGCCGCCGGCAGGTACCCCATGGCGCGATAGGCATCGACGCCGAGCGCGCCGTGCCGCTTGGAGAGTTTCGAGCCGTCCGGGCCGTGGATCAGGGGGATGTGCGACATGCTCGGCAGCGCCCAGCCCATCGCATCGTAGATCTGCTTCTGGCGGGCGGCATTGATCAGGTGGTCGTCGCCGCGGATGACGTGGGTCACGCCCATATCGTGGTCGTCCACGACCACCGCGAGCATGTAGGTCGGGTTGCCATCGCCGCGCAGCAGAACGAGGTCGTCGAGGTTCTCATTCTGCCAGACCACGCGGCCCTGCACCTGGTCCTCGATCACGGTCTCGCCGGTCTGCGGCGCGCGCAGGCGGATGGTCGGCTTGACGTCGGACGGTGCCGTTGCCGGGTCGCGGTCGCGCCACAGGCCGTCATAGAGACGGGTGCGGCCCTCCGCGCGCGCCTTCTCGCGCATCGCGGTCAGCTCCTCGACGGTGGCATAGCAGCGATAGGCCTTGCCATCGGCAAGCAGCTGCTCGGCGACCTCGCGATGCCGGGCGGCGCGGCTGAACTGATAGATGACATCGCCATCCCAGCCGAGCTCCAGCCATTTCAGGCCGTCCAGAATTGCGCCGATCGCGGCCTCGGTGGAACGCTCCCGGTCGGTGTCCTCGATCCGGAGCAGCATCTTGCCGCCGCGCTTCTTCGCATAGAGCCAGTTGAACAGCGCGGTGCGGGCGCCTCCGATATGGAGGAAGCCGGTCGGCGAGGGAGCAAAGCGGGTGACGACGGAATCGGTCATTCTTGGCGGGGCCTATGCATTGGAAGCGGTGGTATATAACAGGACCGGCGCATAACTAAAGCCCGGCAGCGGACCGCCAAGTCCATGCTTAAGCCCTTGGCTCAGCCACGCGAATTTGGCAGAAGGACCGCTGATTTCCCTACAGGATTTTCGTAATGACAGAACCGGTGGCGACTGAGGTTGGGCGCGATTTCATTCGTGACATCATCCAGGCCGACCTCGATCAGGCCAGGTACAAGGAGATCGTGACTCGGTTCCCGCCGGAGCCGAACGGTTACCTGCATATCGGCCACGCCAAGTCGATCGCCCTCAATTTCGGCATCGCCCAGGAGTTTCCCGGGCGCTGTCACCTGCGCTTCGACGACACCAATCCGGTCAAGGAAGAGCAGGAATATATCGATTCCATCCAGGCCGACGTGCACTGGCTCGGTTACGACTGGGGCAAGAACCTGTTCTTCGCTTCGGACTATTTCGACCGCCTGTACGAATGGGCGGAGAAGCTGATCCGCGATGGCCTGGCCTATGTCGACGACCAGTCCCAGGAGGAGATTCGCCTCGCGCGCGGCACGCTGACCGAGCCCGGCAAGAACTCCCCGTTTCGCGACCGCACGGTGGATGAGAATCTCGACCTGTTCCGCCGCATGAAGGCGGGTGAATTCCCGAATGGCGCGCGCGTGCTGCGGGCCAAGATCGAAATGTCTTCGGGCAACATCAATCTGCGCGACCCCGTGCTGTACCGCATCCTGCATGCGCACCATCCGCGCACCGGCACCAAGTGGAGCATCTATCCAAGCTACGACTATGCCCACGGCCAGTCGGATGCGATCGAGGGCATCACGCACTCGATCTGCACGCTGGAGTTCGAGGACCACCGGCCGCTCTATGACTGGTTCATCGAAAAGCTGCCAGTGCCGTCGAAGCCGCACCAGTACGAAATGGCGCGGCTCAACATCACCTACACGCTGCTGTCCAAGCGCGTGCTGACCCAGCTCGTCCGCGACGGCCATGTCGCCGGCTGGGATGATCCGCGCATGCCGACCATGGCGGGCATGCGCCGCCGTGGCGTGCCGCCGGCAGCACTTCGCGAGTTCATCAAGCGCATCGGCGTCGCCAAGGCCAACAGCGTCGTCGATGTCGGCATGCTGGAGTTCTGCATCCGCGAGGAGCTCAATCGCACGTCGCAGCGGCGCATGGGCGTGCTGCGGCCGCTCAAGGTCGTGATCGAGAACTATCCCGAAGGGCAGACCGAGGAGCTCGAGGCGATCAATCATCCCGATGATCCCAGCGCCGGCACGCGCAAGATCAATTTCGGCCGCGAGCTCTATATCGAGCAGGACGATTTCATGGAGAACCCGCCGAAGAAGTTCTTCCGCCTGTCGCCGGGCAACGAGGTGCGGCTGCGCTATGCTTATTTCGTCAAGTGCACCGGTGTGATCAAGAACGACAAGGGCGAGGTGGTGGAGCTGCGCTGCACCTACGATCCCGCGACCAAGGGCGGCAACGCGCCCGACGGCCGCAAGGTCAAGGCGACCATGCATTGGCTACCGGCGGCCAATTCGGTGCCGGCTGAGATACGAATCTACAACCAGCTGTTCGCCAATCCGAGCCCGGACGCCGCGAACTTCGCGGCCGATCTCAATCCGCAGTCGCTGGAGATTTTATCCGACGCGCGGATCGAGGCCTCCGTTGCGGAGAGCAATGCGACCGAGCCGATGCAGTTCGAGCGCCAGGGCTATTTCGTGCGCGACAAGGACTCGAGGCCGGGCAAGCCGGTGTTCTCACGCACCATCGGCCTGCGCGATACGTTTGCCAAGGAAGTCGCGAAGGGCTGAGGGACGCAACATGAGCAATGAAGCCGATACCGTTGTTTCCACAACCATCGCGAAATGGTGTGCCGGCTTCGCGACGCTCGACGCGGCCGCGCTGTCGTCGCTTTACTCCAGGAATGCGTTCTTCTTCGGCTCCAACCCAAAGCTCTATCGGGGCAGGGACGGCGTCGCCGACTACTTCAACGGCCTGCCGCGCTGGCGCAAACCGAGCGCGGCGTTTTCCGAGGTCAATGCAGCTCAGGCCGGTCCTGACCTGATCAACATGGGCGCCACCATCACGTTCGATCTCGCCGGCGAGCGCCCGGATTTCATCGTCAAGATGAGCTGGGTCATCATCCGCGAGGACGGCGACTGGAAGATCGTCAATCACCATGCCTCGGCGAAGGCGCCGCTGATTTAGCTCCACCGGCCTCGTCATTCCGGGATGGCCCGAAGGGCCAGGCCCGGAATCCATAATACCGGTTCGTGGCTATCGATTCCGGGCTCCCGACTTCGTCGCGCCCCGGAATGACGGAGGAATACGAACCGAAGCTCGCTCAACGCGTTGAGGTGGATCCAACCAAGGATTCCCCATGCAAAACATCGCAGAGCATATGGAAGTCATCGGCGCCGACGGTGTCCATGTCGGCACGGTCGACAAGGTCGAAGGTAACCGCATCAAGCTGACCAAGAAGGACAGCGGCGAGGGCAGCCACAAGGGCCACCACCATTTCATCGACAAGGGTCTTGTTGCCGGTGTCGAGGGCAACAAGGTCAGGCTGTCGGCCAAGGCGGACGTGGCCGTGACGATGGAAGAGGAAAAGTAGGGCTGCGGCTCCTTCGTTCCTGATCCGTACCGCTATTCGGCAGCCTGCACGTTCCGGTAGCCTCTGCGCCCGTCTGATATCGCAGGGTTGCCAGGGAATGGCGGAGCCGGGCCGGCCACAACGCGCCTCGCAGGGTATCGCCGGGACCTGGCCCACAGGCGGGGCCGCGTCGGCCGGCGGACTTGTGCCGACAGGGTTGGGCGTCTGGCCCGCGATCGCCGGAACGCTACGCGAATGGGCAAGGGCTGAAGCCGGCGCCGGGCGGCTGTTCCCCTGGGTGCCGATCGCCTTCGGCTGCGGCATCGCGCTTTATTTCGCCGCCGATCATGAGCCGGTGCTGTGGGTCACGGCTGCGATGGCGGTCGCGCTGACGCTCGGCGCGGTCCTGTTGCGGCGGAGCCGGTGGTTTGCGCCCGCGATCATCATCGCGGCGGTCGCAGCCGGTTTTGCAATTGCGACCTGGAAGACGGCACGCATCGCGCATACCGTGCTCGAAAAGCCGCTTTATTCCGTGTCGCTGTCGGGCTTCGTCGAGACCCGAGACATCCGCGAACGCACCGACCGTTTCGTGCTGCGCGTCACCGCGATGGAGGCGCAGCGCAGCGACGTGATGCTGGAGCGCGTCCGTCTCTCCGTGCGCAAGGGGGCGGCGCCCGATGTCGGCAGCTTCGTGCAGTTGAAGGCCCGGCTGATGCCTCCGCTCGCGCCGCTGCGGCCGGGCAGCTACGATTTCTCGCGCGACATGTTCTTCCAGGGCATCGGCGCCTCCGGTTTCGCGATGGGGGCGATCACGGTGTCAGCGCCGCCTGATGCCGGCGGCCTTCACTTGCGCTATGCGGCCGTCATGCAAGGCCTGCGCGACACGATCGACGCGCGCATCCGCGCCGTGCTCGATGGCGACAACCGCGCCATCGCGACCGCGCTTTTGACCGGCCGCCGCGACGCCATCACCACGCCCGTCAACGACGCGATGTTCATCTCGGGCCTCGGTCATGTGCTGTCGATCTCGGGCTATCACATGGCTGTCGTCGCCGGCGTCGTCTTCTTCGCAGTCCGGGCGTTGCTCGCACTGATCCCCGGGCTCGCGGTCGGCTTTCCCATCAAGAAATGGTCGGCAGCTGCGGCGCTGGTCGCGTCCGCATTCTATTTGCTGCTCTCGGGCGCTGAGGTCGCAACGCAAAGATCGTTCTTCATGACTGCGGTGGTGCTGCTCGCTGTCATGGTCGATCGCCGCGCCATCACCTTCCGCACGCTGGCGGTGGCGGCGCTGATCGTGCTTGCGGTGGCGCCGGAAGCACTGGTGCATCCGAGTTTTCAGATGTCGTTCGCCGCGACGCTGGGGCTCGTCGCGCTGGTACAGATCGGCATGCCGAACCTGTTTGCCTCGCCGGATCATTCCGCGACCGCGCGCATCGCGCTGTGGGGCGGCCGCGAGATCGCCATGCTGTTCATGGCCTCGATGATCGCCGGGTTTGCGACCACGCCTTATGCCGCCTTCCATTTTCACCGCATCACGCCGTACGGTGTGCTCGCCAATCTTGGCGCGATGCCGGTGGTGTCCGCGCTGGTGATGCCGGCGGGGCTGCTCGGACTGCTCGCGGCACCCTTCGGACTCGACGGTGTGTTCTGGTGGCTGATGGGAATCGGCATCGACTGGATGGTGGCGGTGTCGCGCTGGGTGGCCGCGCTGCCCGGCGCGATCGGCCACGTCGCGGCCTTCGGGACTGCGCCGCTGATTGCAGCCAGCCTCGGCCTGATCCTGATGGGTCTGTTGCGCTCGCCACTGCGCTGGTCGGGCGCGTGCGTGCTCGTGGCGGCGACGATCTGGGGCCTGTCCGTCCGGCAGCCCGATATTCTCATCGCCGGCGACGGCCAGAACGTCGCGGTGCGGGGCAGGGATGGGCAACTGCATCTGATCAGGACGAAGAAGGACAATTTCCTGCTGAAGGAGTGGCTCGCGGCGGATGCTGATCCGCGCGATGCTACGAGCGCCTCGCTCGGTGATGGTGTGTCGTGCGACGAGGCCGGCTGCGTGATGCCGCTCGCCGACGGCCGCATGATTGCGCTCTCGCTACGCATCGACGCCCTGGCCGACGATTGCAGCCGTGCCGCGCTGGTGGTGACGACAAGGCCGGCGCCGCCGGATTGCGCCGCGATGGTGGTCGATCGGCCGCGTCTTGCGCGCCAGGGTGCGCTGGCGCTGACGCAGCGTGGCGACGGTTTTGCGATCCAATCGGTGAAGGCGAGGGGCGCAAACCGCCCCTGGTCGCCGGCGGCGGCCGGCGATGGAGATTTCGAACAGATCCTCATGCCGCGGTCGGCAGCTCCGCGCGCCAAAGATGCGACTCCGTCGGAGGCCGATCTTCAAGCCGAGGACTGAAGTCGACTTTTCAGCCGATCGGCAGGCGCGGGGGCGTCGTCGTGCGGCTGTCGGCGACCACTTGCGGCTTTTGCTCACGCTCGCCGAGCGGCTGCGTCACGGGCAGTTGCAGCACGGTCGCGCGCTGGCCCTCGACGAGCTGCGTCACCAGCACGTATTTGCCATCGGGGAATTCGATCGCGTCGTGATGACGATCGGGAATGTGCGGATCGATCTTGCCGAACTTGCCGACGCGCGAGTTGACGGTGCGCGTCCAGATCCACCTGTTGTCGTAACGGACGTTGTCGGCGAAGGCGAGCTCCGTTCCCGGCAGCAGGCAGACCGCGACCGACATATCGGCTTCGGAGGCGAAGCCGCGCGTCGAGGTGCCGCGGAAGGTTGTCGTGACGATCGTCTCGCCGACTTCTGCGGGACGCGTCGCAACGGCATGCAGGCTATAGTCACACATCGGGTGCTCCTCAGTCAGGATAGCAACCCGCGCCTCTGTCTTGCGAGGCGCAGGCCTCTATCAGAGTGGAAGCGTAAAAAACTCTGCCCGGTTGTAGGCAAATCTGCGGCTCGCGTGCGCGAGCCGCGATCACATTATCTTTCCCAAATCCGTAGGAACAAAGCCCACCCGCGCGCATTTTGCAGGCGCGCTACAGCGACCTGAACTGCCTTGTGCGTGCCGAGGATGTCGCGCTGGGAGAGGGGGCTGGATAGCCTGTGCAAGACCGGAAAAACTATCCAGCCGAGCGGACAATCGTCCGCTCCAATCGTCGATCGCGCGTGAGCGCTCAATACTTCCGGTACAGCCCGATCAGCTTGCCCTGGATCTTGACCCGGTTGGGCGGCAGGATGCGGACCTCATAGGCGGCATTCGCCGGCTCGAGCGCGATCGAGGCGCCGCGGCGCCGGAAGCGCTTCAAGGTTGCCTCCTCGTCATCGATCAGAGCGACCACGATATCGCCGGTGTCACAGCTCTCGTTGCGCTGGATCAGCGCCATGTCGCCGTCGAGAATGCCGGCTTCCACCATCGAGTCGCCGCGCACTTCGAGCGCATAGTGCTCGCCCGCACCGAGCATGTCGGGCGGGACGCTGATGGTGTGGCTGCGGGTCTGCAGCGCCTCGATCGGGGTACCGGCCGCAATCCGGCCCATGACGGGCACCGCGACGGGACGCTCGCCCTCTTCGGCGGACGGGCTGGACGTCGTACGCACCTTGCCGAGATTGCCCTCGATGACGCTCGGCGTGAAACCGCGGCGGCTCCCGGCGGCGGCCTGGAGCTCAGGCAGCTTGATCACCTCGATCGCGCGGGCACGGTTGGGCAGGCGGCGGATGAAGCCGCGCTCCTCCAGCGCCGTGATCAGGCGATGGATGCCTGACTTCGAGCGCAGATCGAGCGCATCCTTCATCTCGTCGAAGGAGGGCGGCACGCCGCTTTCCTTCAGGCGCTCGCTGATGAACCGCAGGAGTTCGTATTGTTTGCGCGTTAACATCTCGACCAAAATCCCCCTGACGATGTCGTTCGATTCCGAGACGCTGAATTTCAGCAATAAGCCGCTACATGCTCGAAACAAATCATGAACGGACACTATATGTTCGATACATGTTCCGCAACTGCTTAATTTACAGTGAACGCGACAAACTTCGCGGAACGGTTGCGAACGCTGCAGTCAGGCGGGCAGTCGCAACACCTCGCAGGGCGCTCCCGCTTCGGCCTTCGGCGCGAACGGCGCGCGCACGAGAAGTGCCTGTGCCGCAGCGAGATTCGCAAGCAGCGAGGAGTCCTGGTGGTTGACGGGAAGCGCGACGAGCGTGCCATCATCACGCAGATCGAGGCGCGCGCGCAGGTAATCCTCGCGCTGGTCATTGGCGCCGACGTCGCGGCCGAGCACGGCGCGTTCACGGCGGTGATGGACAACCGAGCGGCCCGACAACGCGCGAATCAGCGGCACCATGAACAGGAAGCCGCAGACGTAGGATGACACTGGATTGCCGGGCAGGCCGATCACGCGCATCGCCCCGAGCTGTCCGTTCATCATCGGCTTGCCCGGCCGCATCGCGATCTTCCAGAATGCCATCGCGGTGCCTTCGTCGCGGAGTGCCTGCTGCACCAGATCGTGGTCGCCGACCGAGGCGCCGCCGGTCGTGATCAGGATGTCGGCGCCGGATTCGCGGGCGCGGCGGATGCCTGATGCGGTTGCAGCAAGCGTGTCGGCGGCAATCCCGAGGTCGATGGTGTCGGCGCCTTCGCTGCGGGCGAGGGCGTGCAGGGCGTAACCGTTGGAATAGACGATCTGACCGTGGCCGGGTGTGCTGCCCGGCATCACCAGCTCATCACCCGTCGCGAGAATCGCGACCTTCGGACGGCGGCGGACTGCGAGCTGCGGATGATTCATGCCGGCGGCGAGCGCAAGGTCGCGCTCGGTGAGCCGCGCACCTTTGCGCAGGAGCACGTCACCCTCGCGGAAGTCGATGCCGGCCGGGCGTATATGCCGCCCGGTGACGGCGGCTTCCGTGATCGTGATGCGGCTGCCGTCGGCGACGGTGTCCTCCTGGATCACGACCGCATCCGCGCCATCGGGCACGACACCGCCGGTGAAAATCCGCACGGCTTCGCCCGAGCCGACGGTGCCTCCGTAGGGACGGCCGGCTGCGACCTCTCCAATGACAGTGAGCTGCGTGTCGACCTTGGCTGCATCAGCCGCACGAACGGCATAGCCATCCATCGCCGACATCGCCTGCGGCGGCTGCGTCCGCCGCGCCGCGACATCGCGCGCGAGCACGCGATGGAAGGCTTGATCAAGGGCGATGGTTTCTTCAGGCAGGGGCTCCGCGCCGGCAAGCACCGCGGCGAGCGCATCGGATACCGGCATCAGGGCCACGGGTGAAAACTCCAGCTGCGCCCGTTCGGGCAAATCGGCGGCGAGAGTTCTAGCCGAGTGCAGGCGCAGAGGCAAAACGGGGGGCGCGCAGGATTTATCCTGTGCCATCCGCTCGGCGACGAAGGTGGAGCATCAAATGCGTTGCGGCAAATGATCCAAACGGGCGAGGCTGACCTGGACGCGGATCGCCGTGGCGAGGACGAGAGCCACGGCCGGTGTCGGTCAGGTCCCCGGCACCTTGGCCGGACTGACGTCCGGCGCTTTTGGATCCTTGTCGGGCATAGGATCGGCCTGTGCCTTCAGGTCGGCCGCCTTGCTGATCAATTTTGCTGAAAGCTCAGAATCCGAGGTGGTCCTGGCGAATTTCATCAGCAGGGAGGCCTGCTTGGTGAGGTAGGTTTTGCCCAACACGTCGATACGTCCGATGTAGAATTCCCAACGGACTCATGAGTCCGGAGGCGGTCATTCGTTCCCGGAACTTCGTATAAAAATGCACAGAGCGTTTTGGTTCCTGGGTTCCGGGCGAAATTGTTCCGGAATCACCGGGTCAGATCCCCAGCGCCCGCAGCGCCTTCCCGACATCGGTGGGCGAGGTGACGTGCACTCCGGTCAGCCCTCGGGCCCGGGCGCCTTCGACGTTCTCGGCGAGGTCGTCGAAGAACACGATCCGGTTCGCCGGCACGCCGATCGCGGTGACGACATGGTCGAAGGCTTCCGCATCCGGTTTGCGCAGGCCGATGCTGGAGGACAGATAGAGCTCGCGGAAATGGCCGAGCAGGTCGGCATATTCCTTCGAGAAGTAATCCACGTGTGGGCGGTTGGTGTTGGAGAAGGCATAGACCGGCATCTGCCGCGCTGCGCGCGGCAGCAATTCTGCGATGTCGGGCATCTCGCCGGCGAAGATCGCGTTCCATCCCTCCAGGAACTGCGCATCCGAAATGCCGATGCCGAGCGATGAGCGGAGCGACTGAAAGTAATCCTCGTCGCTGATCTTGCCGACCTCGTGCAGCCGGTAGGCCTCGTCGCGCACATAGCGCGCGACGATGGCTTCGGGCATGCAGCCCGCATGTCCCGCCCAGCAGGCGATCGCCTTGGAGAAATCGATGTCGAGCACCACGCGCCCGAGATCGAACAGGAGCGCATCCGCGCTGCCGGGAGAGAGCGAGGTCACTTGCGTCCTTTCAATCAGTATCGATACGGCTCGTGGTCGAACAGCGGGAAAGCGCTGAAGACGCTCGGCGCATTGGTCGCGGTGGCCGGATGCAGGCAGGATTTGTTGACCTCGGCGAACGAGGTGGTGCCGAGCAGGCCGAGGCAGCGCAGCACCTCGTCCTCGAGCAGTTCGAGCATCCGCGTGACGCCGGCCTCGCCGGCCGCAGCCAGGGCCCAGCATTGCAGCCGGCCGATGCCGACGAGGTCGGCGCCCGCCGCGATCGCCTTGACGATGTCGGTGCCGCGACAGATGCCGCCGTCGACCATGATCTTGGCGCGGCCCTTCACGGCGTCGACGATCTCGGGCAGCACATGCATGGCGCCGCGGCCGTGATCGAGCTGGCGGCCGCCATGGTTGGAGACGTAGATCCACTCGACACCGTGATCGACCGCGATCTGCGCGTCCTCGGCGGTGGCGATGCCCTTGAGGATCAGCGGCATCTTGAACTTGTCCTTGACCATCTTCACGGTCCGCCACTCCAGGCCCTTCTGGTAGTCTCCACCGGTGGCGCGCAGGCGGCTCTCGCGAACGTAACGCTTGGCGATGTCACGCTCACGACGGCTGTAATGGGCGGTATCGACGGTCAGGCAGAAGGCGGCATAATTGGCCTTCTCGGCGCGGCTGACGACGTCGGCGACGAATGCGTCATCGCCGCGGACATAAAGCTGGTACATGCGCAGCGCATCGGGCGCGGCCTCGGCGGTCTTTTCCAGGCCCGGCTCGGAGACCGAACTCAACATGTGCGACGCGCCGAACGTGCCGGCCGCGCGCGCGACGCTGGCGGCGCCATGCGGGTCGAAGATCTCCAAGGCGCCGACGGGGGCGAGCACCACGGGCAGGCGCATCTTGCGGCCGAACTGCTCGACCGAGCCGTCGAC encodes:
- a CDS encoding HAD family hydrolase, whose protein sequence is MTSLSPGSADALLFDLGRVVLDIDFSKAIACWAGHAGCMPEAIVARYVRDEAYRLHEVGKISDEDYFQSLRSSLGIGISDAQFLEGWNAIFAGEMPDIAELLPRAARQMPVYAFSNTNRPHVDYFSKEYADLLGHFRELYLSSSIGLRKPDAEAFDHVVTAIGVPANRIVFFDDLAENVEGARARGLTGVHVTSPTDVGKALRALGI
- a CDS encoding molybdopterin molybdotransferase MoeA, coding for MALMPVSDALAAVLAGAEPLPEETIALDQAFHRVLARDVAARRTQPPQAMSAMDGYAVRAADAAKVDTQLTVIGEVAAGRPYGGTVGSGEAVRIFTGGVVPDGADAVVIQEDTVADGSRITITEAAVTGRHIRPAGIDFREGDVLLRKGARLTERDLALAAGMNHPQLAVRRRPKVAILATGDELVMPGSTPGHGQIVYSNGYALHALARSEGADTIDLGIAADTLAATASGIRRARESGADILITTGGASVGDHDLVQQALRDEGTAMAFWKIAMRPGKPMMNGQLGAMRVIGLPGNPVSSYVCGFLFMVPLIRALSGRSVVHHRRERAVLGRDVGANDQREDYLRARLDLRDDGTLVALPVNHQDSSLLANLAAAQALLVRAPFAPKAEAGAPCEVLRLPA
- a CDS encoding alpha-hydroxy acid oxidase; translated protein: MNDAPRIQPERNVELGASNEPFQNLHEFVRKARSNLNQNAWDYIVGAAETETTMRRNRMALDEIAFRPRVLRDVRKVDGSVEQFGRKMRLPVVLAPVGALEIFDPHGAASVARAAGTFGASHMLSSVSEPGLEKTAEAAPDALRMYQLYVRGDDAFVADVVSRAEKANYAAFCLTVDTAHYSRRERDIAKRYVRESRLRATGGDYQKGLEWRTVKMVKDKFKMPLILKGIATAEDAQIAVDHGVEWIYVSNHGGRQLDHGRGAMHVLPEIVDAVKGRAKIMVDGGICRGTDIVKAIAAGADLVGIGRLQCWALAAAGEAGVTRMLELLEDEVLRCLGLLGTTSFAEVNKSCLHPATATNAPSVFSAFPLFDHEPYRY
- the gltX gene encoding glutamate--tRNA ligase — translated: MTDSVVTRFAPSPTGFLHIGGARTALFNWLYAKKRGGKMLLRIEDTDRERSTEAAIGAILDGLKWLELGWDGDVIYQFSRAARHREVAEQLLADGKAYRCYATVEELTAMREKARAEGRTRLYDGLWRDRDPATAPSDVKPTIRLRAPQTGETVIEDQVQGRVVWQNENLDDLVLLRGDGNPTYMLAVVVDDHDMGVTHVIRGDDHLINAARQKQIYDAMGWALPSMSHIPLIHGPDGSKLSKRHGALGVDAYRAMGYLPAALRNYLVRLGWSHGDQELFSTEEMIAAFDLASVGRAAARFDFAKLENLNGHYIRHADDQSLVKMFEDVLDHVVPARDEIKAKLNDTTRAQLLKAMPALKERAKTLIELIDGAYFIFADRPLQLDPKAAALLTPENRKLIGQLHSALENVESWSGAATEAALRAFAEENSLKLGAVAQPLRAALTGRTTSPGIFEVLDVLGRQESLGRLKDQSTD
- a CDS encoding glutamine--tRNA ligase/YqeY domain fusion protein, translated to MTEPVATEVGRDFIRDIIQADLDQARYKEIVTRFPPEPNGYLHIGHAKSIALNFGIAQEFPGRCHLRFDDTNPVKEEQEYIDSIQADVHWLGYDWGKNLFFASDYFDRLYEWAEKLIRDGLAYVDDQSQEEIRLARGTLTEPGKNSPFRDRTVDENLDLFRRMKAGEFPNGARVLRAKIEMSSGNINLRDPVLYRILHAHHPRTGTKWSIYPSYDYAHGQSDAIEGITHSICTLEFEDHRPLYDWFIEKLPVPSKPHQYEMARLNITYTLLSKRVLTQLVRDGHVAGWDDPRMPTMAGMRRRGVPPAALREFIKRIGVAKANSVVDVGMLEFCIREELNRTSQRRMGVLRPLKVVIENYPEGQTEELEAINHPDDPSAGTRKINFGRELYIEQDDFMENPPKKFFRLSPGNEVRLRYAYFVKCTGVIKNDKGEVVELRCTYDPATKGGNAPDGRKVKATMHWLPAANSVPAEIRIYNQLFANPSPDAANFAADLNPQSLEILSDARIEASVAESNATEPMQFERQGYFVRDKDSRPGKPVFSRTIGLRDTFAKEVAKG
- a CDS encoding ComEC/Rec2 family competence protein, whose product is MAEPGRPQRASQGIAGTWPTGGAASAGGLVPTGLGVWPAIAGTLREWARAEAGAGRLFPWVPIAFGCGIALYFAADHEPVLWVTAAMAVALTLGAVLLRRSRWFAPAIIIAAVAAGFAIATWKTARIAHTVLEKPLYSVSLSGFVETRDIRERTDRFVLRVTAMEAQRSDVMLERVRLSVRKGAAPDVGSFVQLKARLMPPLAPLRPGSYDFSRDMFFQGIGASGFAMGAITVSAPPDAGGLHLRYAAVMQGLRDTIDARIRAVLDGDNRAIATALLTGRRDAITTPVNDAMFISGLGHVLSISGYHMAVVAGVVFFAVRALLALIPGLAVGFPIKKWSAAAALVASAFYLLLSGAEVATQRSFFMTAVVLLAVMVDRRAITFRTLAVAALIVLAVAPEALVHPSFQMSFAATLGLVALVQIGMPNLFASPDHSATARIALWGGREIAMLFMASMIAGFATTPYAAFHFHRITPYGVLANLGAMPVVSALVMPAGLLGLLAAPFGLDGVFWWLMGIGIDWMVAVSRWVAALPGAIGHVAAFGTAPLIAASLGLILMGLLRSPLRWSGACVLVAATIWGLSVRQPDILIAGDGQNVAVRGRDGQLHLIRTKKDNFLLKEWLAADADPRDATSASLGDGVSCDEAGCVMPLADGRMIALSLRIDALADDCSRAALVVTTRPAPPDCAAMVVDRPRLARQGALALTQRGDGFAIQSVKARGANRPWSPAAAGDGDFEQILMPRSAAPRAKDATPSEADLQAED
- a CDS encoding nuclear transport factor 2 family protein produces the protein MSNEADTVVSTTIAKWCAGFATLDAAALSSLYSRNAFFFGSNPKLYRGRDGVADYFNGLPRWRKPSAAFSEVNAAQAGPDLINMGATITFDLAGERPDFIVKMSWVIIREDGDWKIVNHHASAKAPLI
- the lexA gene encoding transcriptional repressor LexA, which encodes MLTRKQYELLRFISERLKESGVPPSFDEMKDALDLRSKSGIHRLITALEERGFIRRLPNRARAIEVIKLPELQAAAGSRRGFTPSVIEGNLGKVRTTSSPSAEEGERPVAVPVMGRIAAGTPIEALQTRSHTISVPPDMLGAGEHYALEVRGDSMVEAGILDGDMALIQRNESCDTGDIVVALIDDEEATLKRFRRRGASIALEPANAAYEVRILPPNRVKIQGKLIGLYRKY
- a CDS encoding DUF2171 domain-containing protein, translating into MQNIAEHMEVIGADGVHVGTVDKVEGNRIKLTKKDSGEGSHKGHHHFIDKGLVAGVEGNKVRLSAKADVAVTMEEEK